From Variimorphobacter saccharofermentans, one genomic window encodes:
- a CDS encoding MinD/ParA family protein — MDQAEKLRRMVKESTTPRSVARVITVTSGKGGVGKSSISVNLAIALQRLGHRVVILDADFGLANVEVMLGIRPKLNLADLMFHGKSLNEVITKGPENIGFISGGSGIQELVNLSRDQIVYLIQKLVELDECADIIIVDTGAGIADSVLEFVGASSEVLLVATPEPTSITDAYALLKTLNRKTDITLQDTTIKMIANRTDSYEEGKELYDKLSLVVGKFLNLNLEYLGALPMDPSVSKAVMRQKPAMLVYPNSQFSKTLTSIADDLCSNSTDSLMQKKGIAQLFTNLLRSRIK, encoded by the coding sequence ATGGATCAGGCAGAAAAACTCAGAAGAATGGTAAAGGAAAGTACGACACCACGCTCTGTTGCACGTGTTATTACAGTAACCAGTGGAAAAGGTGGAGTAGGAAAGTCCAGTATTTCCGTAAACTTAGCGATAGCATTACAGAGACTTGGTCATAGAGTCGTCATACTGGATGCTGATTTTGGCCTTGCTAATGTAGAAGTAATGCTGGGTATACGTCCAAAGCTTAATCTGGCAGACCTTATGTTTCATGGCAAATCATTGAATGAAGTAATTACAAAGGGACCAGAAAATATAGGATTTATATCCGGTGGTTCTGGAATACAGGAATTGGTAAATTTGTCCAGAGATCAAATTGTGTATCTAATTCAGAAGCTGGTGGAATTGGATGAATGTGCTGATATCATTATTGTTGATACCGGTGCAGGCATAGCTGATTCTGTGTTAGAGTTTGTAGGTGCCAGTTCAGAGGTATTATTAGTTGCCACACCGGAGCCTACTTCAATCACAGATGCTTATGCATTACTCAAGACGTTAAACAGAAAAACAGATATTACACTACAGGATACCACAATCAAAATGATTGCGAATCGTACAGATTCCTATGAGGAAGGAAAAGAGCTATATGATAAACTAAGTCTGGTAGTTGGTAAATTCCTTAACTTAAATCTGGAATACCTTGGAGCATTGCCAATGGACCCATCTGTTTCAAAGGCAGTAATGAGACAGAAGCCAGCAATGTTGGTGTATCCGAATTCACAATTTTCGAAAACGCTTACTTCCATTGCAGATGATTTATGTTCTAACTCAACAGATAGTCTGATGCAGAAAAAAGGTATTGCTCAATTATTTACTAACTTACTTCGATCTAGAATTAAATAG
- a CDS encoding chemotaxis protein CheA, giving the protein MDVSQYLEIFIDETKEHLQNLNEHILILEREPENENTINEIFRAAHSLKGMAGTMGYKRMQRLTHDMENVFSEIRNGKMKATSELVDILFRGLDALEAYLANIQNDATEGEEDNEDIITALNNFLNAGLGKPVEDNKADVKSTDTVGAPVAGGEKMKFKNIKIEEHEKKAIVKAGMMDLNVVGLTIYIQEYCVLKGARAFMINRTLEEYGEIIKLSPSAQDLEDEKYDFDYSAFIITKETPQKLAQIASDVSEVKEVVADYIHLSDTDVASITEVIKQDETSSSVPKPAKEAGSLKAGGAAPNAKAAPKPVANRSVRVDIDKLDVLMNLVSELIIAKNGLISISSSKDIMLDTGFHEQIEYLERVTTNLHESVMKTRMVPIESVVNRFPRMIRDLSKKLGKEMELYMTGEDTELDRTVIDEIGDPLMHLLRNAADHGLESNEEREKAGKNPVGSIYLDAYQDGNNVVIEVRDDGGGINTEKIKKKAIEKGTITEEQAERMTDKDIINILFQPSFSTAEKVTDVSGRGVGLDVVKTKIEALGGEIEAITKLGEGSNFIIRLPLTLAIIQALMVIIGDEKYALPLSSIQTVENIPASEVKTIQGKEVINLRGSIVPIFRLGNILDCKEQENPPEELLIVIVKKGDRLAGMLVDELIGQQEIVIKSIGKYIKNHKIISGATILGNGEVALILDVNSLV; this is encoded by the coding sequence ATGGATGTAAGCCAATATCTTGAGATTTTTATTGATGAAACGAAAGAACATTTACAGAACTTAAACGAACACATTTTAATACTTGAGCGCGAGCCGGAGAATGAGAATACGATTAACGAGATTTTCCGTGCGGCTCATTCCCTTAAAGGAATGGCTGGTACGATGGGTTACAAGAGAATGCAACGATTAACCCATGATATGGAGAATGTATTTTCGGAAATTCGGAATGGTAAGATGAAAGCAACCTCTGAGCTTGTTGATATTTTATTCAGGGGATTGGATGCTCTGGAAGCATATCTTGCTAATATACAGAATGATGCAACTGAAGGAGAAGAGGATAATGAAGATATCATTACCGCTTTGAATAACTTCCTTAATGCAGGACTAGGTAAGCCGGTAGAAGATAATAAGGCTGATGTAAAATCGACTGACACAGTTGGTGCCCCTGTTGCCGGTGGAGAGAAAATGAAGTTCAAAAACATTAAGATTGAGGAGCATGAGAAAAAGGCCATTGTAAAGGCCGGGATGATGGATCTCAATGTTGTTGGTCTTACGATTTATATTCAGGAATACTGTGTGTTAAAGGGTGCAAGAGCATTTATGATAAATCGTACTCTGGAAGAATACGGTGAGATAATAAAGCTTAGCCCCAGTGCACAGGATCTGGAAGATGAAAAATATGATTTTGATTATTCGGCATTTATTATAACAAAAGAAACCCCACAGAAGCTTGCTCAAATTGCTTCCGATGTTTCAGAAGTTAAGGAAGTAGTGGCTGATTATATCCACTTATCAGATACAGATGTAGCAAGCATTACGGAAGTAATTAAGCAGGATGAGACAAGTTCATCTGTACCGAAGCCAGCGAAAGAGGCCGGATCATTAAAAGCAGGAGGAGCTGCACCTAATGCTAAGGCAGCACCGAAACCGGTAGCGAATCGTTCGGTACGTGTTGATATTGATAAACTGGATGTACTAATGAATCTTGTCAGTGAATTAATCATTGCGAAAAATGGTCTTATTTCCATAAGCTCGTCCAAGGATATTATGTTGGACACAGGCTTTCATGAGCAGATAGAGTATCTGGAGCGTGTAACAACCAATCTTCATGAATCTGTTATGAAGACTCGAATGGTTCCGATTGAAAGTGTTGTTAACCGGTTCCCGAGAATGATTCGTGACTTATCGAAGAAGCTTGGTAAAGAAATGGAATTATATATGACTGGTGAAGATACTGAGCTGGATCGTACTGTAATTGATGAAATCGGTGACCCGTTAATGCATTTGCTTCGCAATGCTGCTGATCATGGTCTCGAAAGTAATGAAGAGAGGGAAAAGGCTGGAAAGAATCCGGTGGGTTCCATCTATCTTGATGCATATCAGGATGGTAATAATGTAGTCATCGAGGTTAGGGATGATGGAGGCGGTATTAATACCGAGAAGATCAAGAAGAAAGCAATTGAAAAGGGAACGATAACCGAAGAACAAGCCGAACGTATGACGGATAAGGATATCATTAATATTCTATTTCAACCTAGCTTTTCTACGGCTGAAAAGGTTACGGATGTTTCCGGTAGAGGCGTAGGCCTGGATGTTGTTAAAACAAAGATAGAGGCTCTTGGTGGTGAGATTGAAGCGATTACAAAGCTTGGAGAAGGTTCGAATTTCATAATTCGCTTACCGTTAACGCTTGCTATCATACAGGCACTTATGGTTATTATCGGTGACGAAAAGTATGCATTACCCTTAAGCAGCATTCAAACAGTAGAAAACATACCGGCCTCCGAGGTCAAGACCATACAGGGTAAGGAAGTTATTAATCTGCGAGGATCGATAGTTCCAATTTTCCGCTTAGGCAATATTTTGGATTGCAAAGAACAGGAAAATCCTCCAGAGGAGCTACTGATTGTAATTGTGAAAAAAGGTGACAGACTGGCTGGTATGCTGGTAGATGAGTTAATTGGTCAACAGGAAATTGTTATAAAATCGATTGGCAAGTATATTAAAAATCATAAAATAATTAGTGGCGCAACCATACTTGGTAATGGCGAGGTTGCTTTAATTCTTGATGTTAATTCATTAGTATAG
- a CDS encoding chemotaxis protein CheD, producing MSEMIKVGMADLNVCISPNAITTLGLGSCVGIVLYDPIKKIAGMVHVMLPDSTKILNNENKAKFADTGIDELIRQMLTIGADRKSLIAKIAGGAQMFAFSNNSDMMRIGERNVEATKLKLQQLGIPIRAEDTGLNYGRTIEFYPETGELLIKSVGKERKIL from the coding sequence ATGAGTGAAATGATAAAAGTCGGAATGGCAGATTTAAATGTATGTATCTCTCCGAATGCAATTACTACATTAGGTCTTGGTTCCTGTGTTGGAATCGTTTTGTATGATCCAATTAAGAAAATTGCTGGCATGGTGCATGTTATGCTGCCTGATAGTACGAAAATACTGAATAATGAGAATAAAGCGAAGTTTGCTGATACTGGAATTGATGAATTGATAAGACAGATGTTGACAATTGGAGCGGACAGAAAGTCATTGATTGCGAAGATTGCGGGCGGTGCCCAAATGTTCGCTTTTAGTAATAACAGTGATATGATGCGAATTGGAGAACGAAATGTTGAAGCAACGAAACTGAAACTTCAACAACTAGGAATTCCCATTCGTGCTGAGGACACCGGTTTAAATTATGGTCGAACGATTGAGTTCTATCCGGAAACCGGTGAATTGTTAATCAAATCTGTTGGTAAAGAACGTAAAATATTATAA
- the flhF gene encoding flagellar biosynthesis protein FlhF produces MIIKKFQANTETEAIMLAKEELGKDAIVMNIKTISPKGFYKIFKKPLVEITAAVDDNASYKNEKPKTAPSYPVQRKNTNPDIIYDDEPDQLTFKTSAPAITEPSAIEAKLNNLQSLLEKQMLEKEKENQEKTDDKAEKNNNLAFIQLVYNQLVTNEVDEKYANQIIAEIECNLKKDASLDNILASIYQKIILKLGQPKTIELNVDQKPKFIFFIGPTGVGKTTTIAKIASKFKVNEKAKVAFLTADTYRIAAVEQLRTYANILGVPLKVIYSPEEMKQARDEFSDYDIIFVDTAGRSHRSKEQRDDVETLINTIPEEEREIYLVLSATTKYVDLIKITEAYSEIVNYNLIFTKLDETSTIGNLLNIRMLTNAPLSYATFGQNVPDDISRVDAQNIAKQLLRGQ; encoded by the coding sequence GTGATTATCAAAAAGTTTCAAGCAAATACAGAAACAGAGGCTATCATGCTTGCCAAGGAGGAGCTAGGTAAGGATGCTATCGTAATGAATATAAAAACGATATCACCCAAGGGATTTTACAAAATATTTAAAAAACCATTGGTTGAAATTACTGCCGCTGTTGATGATAACGCATCCTATAAGAATGAAAAACCGAAAACTGCACCTTCTTACCCTGTTCAGAGAAAAAATACCAATCCGGACATCATCTATGATGATGAGCCGGATCAGTTGACATTTAAAACAAGTGCTCCGGCGATTACTGAGCCTTCTGCAATTGAAGCGAAGCTTAATAATTTGCAGAGCCTTTTAGAAAAACAGATGCTTGAAAAGGAAAAGGAAAATCAAGAGAAAACGGATGATAAAGCGGAGAAGAATAACAATCTGGCTTTCATACAGCTCGTATATAATCAGTTGGTAACGAATGAGGTAGATGAAAAATATGCGAACCAGATCATTGCCGAGATTGAGTGCAATTTAAAAAAGGATGCATCCTTGGATAATATTTTAGCGAGTATCTATCAGAAGATTATACTTAAGCTGGGGCAACCCAAAACGATTGAATTAAATGTGGATCAAAAGCCAAAGTTTATCTTCTTTATCGGCCCTACTGGTGTAGGTAAAACGACAACAATTGCAAAGATTGCATCAAAGTTTAAAGTAAATGAGAAAGCTAAGGTTGCATTTCTAACAGCGGATACTTACCGTATAGCTGCTGTGGAACAATTAAGGACTTATGCGAACATCTTAGGTGTTCCACTTAAGGTGATTTACTCACCGGAGGAAATGAAACAGGCAAGAGATGAATTTTCTGATTATGATATTATTTTCGTAGATACAGCTGGACGCTCCCATCGCAGTAAGGAACAAAGAGATGACGTTGAAACTTTGATCAATACTATCCCGGAAGAGGAACGGGAGATATACCTTGTATTAAGTGCAACAACAAAATACGTTGATTTGATAAAGATTACCGAGGCATATTCTGAGATAGTAAATTACAACTTAATATTCACTAAATTAGATGAGACGAGCACAATCGGTAATCTGTTGAATATACGTATGTTAACGAATGCTCCTTTATCCTATGCAACATTTGGACAAAATGTCCCGGATGACATATCACGAGTGGATGCTCAAAATATCGCTAAGCAACTTCTAAGGGGGCAATAA
- a CDS encoding chemotaxis protein CheW, whose translation MDGSTTAAVTKQYIVVKLGDEQYGIRIKYIENIIVMQNITRVPKAQSYFKGVINLRGDVVPVMSLRKKLGKDDDEFTHRTRIIIVKPDPQAAPVGLIVDEVREVITLDVSDIEKMTYDEKDQKGNYSSGIGKYGTELINLLNIPSIINEKEASA comes from the coding sequence ATGGATGGATCAACAACAGCAGCAGTAACGAAACAGTATATTGTTGTAAAGCTTGGGGACGAGCAATATGGTATTCGTATTAAATACATAGAGAACATCATCGTTATGCAGAATATAACAAGAGTACCAAAGGCGCAGTCTTATTTCAAGGGTGTCATTAACTTAAGAGGTGATGTTGTTCCTGTAATGAGCTTACGAAAAAAGCTGGGGAAAGATGACGATGAGTTCACTCACCGCACAAGAATCATCATAGTAAAGCCAGACCCACAAGCAGCACCGGTAGGATTAATTGTTGATGAAGTGAGAGAGGTCATTACTTTAGATGTGTCAGATATTGAAAAAATGACATACGATGAGAAGGATCAAAAAGGAAACTACAGCAGTGGAATCGGTAAATACGGTACGGAATTAATTAACCTGTTAAATATTCCCTCTATTATTAATGAGAAGGAAGCTTCTGCGTAA
- a CDS encoding flagellar brake protein yields the protein MLRDILTLGDKIDVKKLDRNGKPLPNVRTLISQLVNIGDTDIIHIAAPIIYGKVIILEVGEYYNLCIYTNKGLYQCNCIILSNHRENNTIVSVVRIMTKLEKYQRRQYYRLECVIPIQYRIITIEERILENKLKLGDFRNTEERSECRKKLNHFNLEWLPASITDLSGGGVRFNSSMNHSPSDNVRLRLELTAGGELRKLELNVDIISSNRLENRSDIYEQRAVFSDILQKDRDFLIKYIFEQERQRRKNEKL from the coding sequence ATGCTTCGCGATATATTAACATTAGGGGATAAAATTGATGTAAAGAAGTTGGACCGAAATGGCAAACCATTGCCGAATGTTAGAACATTGATTAGCCAATTGGTTAATATTGGTGATACGGACATCATTCATATTGCTGCTCCAATTATTTATGGTAAAGTGATTATATTGGAAGTGGGCGAATATTATAATCTATGTATTTATACCAATAAGGGATTGTATCAATGTAACTGTATTATATTAAGTAATCACAGAGAAAATAATACGATTGTATCCGTAGTTCGTATTATGACTAAATTAGAAAAATATCAAAGACGTCAATATTACAGACTGGAATGTGTGATACCCATCCAATATCGTATCATAACAATAGAAGAAAGAATATTGGAAAACAAGTTAAAACTAGGGGATTTCCGTAATACCGAAGAACGATCAGAATGCAGAAAAAAGTTGAATCATTTCAATCTGGAATGGTTACCGGCCTCCATAACGGATTTAAGTGGTGGAGGAGTAAGATTTAATTCATCAATGAATCATTCTCCCAGTGATAATGTCCGGTTAAGACTTGAGCTTACTGCTGGTGGTGAATTGAGAAAGCTGGAATTAAATGTGGATATAATATCCTCTAATCGTCTTGAAAACCGATCAGATATTTACGAGCAACGTGCTGTATTTTCTGATATCCTACAAAAGGATCGAGATTTTCTGATAAAATACATATTTGAACAGGAACGTCAACGCCGTAAGAACGAAAAGCTTTAG
- a CDS encoding chemotaxis protein CheC, whose amino-acid sequence MSHIDLNQIDNMQYDVLREIGNIGAGNATTALSQMINAKIDMKVPNVELLEFKELSDIVGGAENLVVGILFTLEGQIDGMMMFMMDVDASRHLVNLLLGNTDENTSSEFTEMELSALNEIGNIIAGAYLSSLATLTNIVITSSVPYMAIDMAGAILSVPAIEFGKIGDKALLIETEFGDEIREVNGYFILIPTINSYGKILSSLGL is encoded by the coding sequence GTGTCCCATATTGATTTAAACCAAATAGATAATATGCAATATGATGTACTTCGTGAAATTGGTAACATTGGTGCGGGGAATGCCACAACAGCACTCTCTCAGATGATTAACGCAAAAATCGATATGAAGGTTCCGAACGTAGAACTATTGGAGTTTAAAGAACTTTCCGATATTGTCGGTGGGGCAGAGAATTTGGTGGTCGGCATTTTATTTACCTTAGAGGGACAAATTGATGGAATGATGATGTTCATGATGGATGTAGATGCCTCTAGACATTTAGTAAATCTGCTCTTAGGGAATACAGATGAGAACACTTCCAGTGAATTTACAGAAATGGAACTATCCGCACTGAACGAAATCGGTAATATTATAGCAGGCGCATACCTTTCATCTTTGGCAACACTAACAAATATCGTTATTACATCTAGTGTGCCTTATATGGCAATTGACATGGCAGGAGCGATATTGAGTGTACCTGCAATTGAGTTTGGGAAAATAGGTGATAAGGCGCTGCTAATCGAGACAGAATTCGGAGATGAAATTAGAGAAGTTAATGGCTATTTTATATTAATACCTACTATAAATTCATACGGAAAGATTTTGTCATCATTAGGATTATAA
- the cheB gene encoding chemotaxis-specific protein-glutamate methyltransferase CheB, whose translation MKKKILIIDDSALMRRVLSDIINVDSRFQVTEVASNGLDGLFLLQSRGYEFDAVLLDINMPRMNGLELLAELKRQKIQANIIVVSNVTKSDAKETIQALELGAFDFVTKPDSYLEVKSNTFSDRILECLAVATRADESSTSNELPEKAVPDQTSKLPSHKKNHIKSTQCTNKLVALACSTGGPKALHTVIPKLPKNLNAGVLIVQHMPEGFTKSLADRLNDLSSITVKEAEDGDILSKGTVYIAKGGYQMRLRKMDDGRHSIALSKEAPRHGLLPCADIMYESLVDTDFDQITCVVLTGMGGDGTAGITKLSKKQNIYVIAQNEETSIVYGMPKVIKDAGLVDEVVALNEVSDAIIKNVGVC comes from the coding sequence ATGAAGAAAAAAATTTTAATAATAGATGACTCTGCACTTATGAGAAGGGTTCTCTCTGATATAATAAATGTAGACAGCCGATTTCAAGTTACGGAAGTTGCTTCAAACGGTCTGGATGGTTTATTCCTGTTACAAAGCAGAGGATATGAATTTGACGCTGTTCTTCTTGATATCAATATGCCGAGAATGAATGGTTTGGAATTGTTAGCAGAGCTTAAAAGACAGAAAATACAAGCCAACATAATTGTTGTAAGTAATGTAACAAAAAGCGATGCGAAAGAGACAATTCAAGCCTTAGAACTGGGTGCCTTTGATTTTGTAACAAAACCGGATAGCTATCTGGAGGTTAAGAGTAATACGTTTTCTGACCGTATATTAGAGTGTCTGGCTGTTGCAACTAGGGCAGATGAAAGCTCTACCTCGAATGAACTACCGGAGAAGGCTGTTCCTGATCAAACTAGTAAGTTACCATCACACAAAAAAAATCATATAAAATCGACTCAATGTACAAATAAGCTGGTTGCTTTGGCTTGTTCCACCGGAGGGCCTAAGGCATTGCATACTGTTATTCCAAAGCTACCCAAGAATTTGAATGCGGGTGTTTTAATTGTACAGCATATGCCAGAAGGCTTTACAAAATCCTTAGCAGACCGGCTCAATGATTTAAGCTCGATTACAGTGAAGGAAGCAGAAGATGGTGATATCTTAAGTAAAGGAACGGTTTACATTGCGAAGGGCGGATATCAGATGAGACTTAGGAAAATGGATGATGGAAGACACAGTATAGCTTTATCGAAAGAAGCCCCAAGACATGGACTATTACCATGTGCAGATATTATGTATGAGTCTCTGGTTGACACTGACTTTGATCAAATTACCTGTGTTGTACTAACTGGAATGGGCGGTGATGGTACCGCCGGAATTACTAAGCTAAGTAAAAAGCAAAATATTTATGTGATTGCACAGAATGAAGAGACAAGCATTGTATATGGTATGCCTAAGGTTATTAAGGATGCGGGTCTGGTTGATGAAGTGGTAGCATTAAATGAAGTTTCTGATGCCATCATAAAGAACGTGGGGGTGTGTTAA